A section of the Enterococcus montenegrensis genome encodes:
- a CDS encoding aldose 1-epimerase family protein, which produces MTVTIENDQLKAQIALHGAELQSLVSKTNGLEYIWQADPKYWGKHAPVLFPIVGALKEDSYRYKDKTYQLPKHGFARNMDFELLEETGDAASFVLTATAETKAVFPFDFELIIRYELGGDGLTVKYEVENLDEEEMFFSIGGHPAFNVPLEEGLSFEDYYLAFSPRKSRLSLPLDGNYINLEQRTLGQTNTNLALTHDMFKNDAVIFETKGLNAISICSEKSPHSVTLSYKDMPYVGVWSPYPTESPFVCIEPWCGIADTTDATGELVEKLGIQQLAGREKFATKYAITVK; this is translated from the coding sequence ATGACGGTCACAATTGAAAATGATCAACTAAAAGCCCAAATTGCCTTACACGGGGCAGAGTTACAAAGTTTAGTTAGCAAAACAAACGGATTGGAATATATTTGGCAAGCAGATCCGAAATATTGGGGAAAACATGCGCCGGTTTTATTTCCAATTGTAGGTGCTTTAAAAGAAGATAGCTATCGTTATAAAGATAAAACATATCAGCTGCCAAAGCATGGTTTTGCGCGCAATATGGACTTTGAACTTTTAGAAGAGACCGGGGATGCCGCTAGCTTTGTTTTAACTGCTACGGCTGAAACTAAGGCAGTTTTTCCTTTTGATTTTGAACTGATTATTCGCTATGAACTAGGTGGCGATGGTCTAACAGTAAAATATGAAGTGGAAAACTTGGACGAAGAAGAAATGTTCTTTTCAATTGGGGGGCATCCAGCCTTTAATGTTCCTTTAGAAGAAGGATTAAGTTTTGAGGATTACTATTTAGCTTTTTCACCTCGTAAATCGCGGTTAAGCTTGCCTCTTGACGGCAATTATATCAATTTGGAACAACGGACTTTGGGACAAACCAATACGAATTTAGCCTTAACCCATGATATGTTCAAAAATGATGCAGTTATTTTTGAGACAAAAGGATTAAACGCGATTTCTATTTGTAGTGAAAAATCACCCCATAGTGTTACTTTAAGTTATAAAGATATGCCCTATGTGGGTGTTTGGTCACCTTATCCAACTGAGTCACCTTTTGTATGTATTGAACCGTGGTGTGGGATTGCTGATACGACAGACGCAACTGGCGAACTAGTTGAAAAACTAGGCATTCAACAATTAGCTGGTCGCGAAAAATTTGCTACAAAATATGCAATTACCGTTAAATAG
- the plsY gene encoding glycerol-3-phosphate 1-O-acyltransferase PlsY — protein MKVIILMIIAYLLGSIPSGVWIGKLFYKKDIRQFGSGNTGTTNTFRVLGKPAGTVVLLMDILKGTLATLLPSLFHVTNINPLWFGVCAILGHTFPIFAGFKGGKAVATSAGMLLGYSPIFFIYSATIFVVCLFITSMVSLTSMIAAVLITLSTVILPLVWPQILPQHNWLLTIIATGLTLFIFYRHRDNIKRIKDGSESRIPFGLNSKKKR, from the coding sequence ATGAAAGTAATTATTTTAATGATAATCGCCTATTTATTAGGATCTATTCCTTCTGGTGTTTGGATTGGGAAACTATTTTACAAAAAAGATATTCGCCAGTTCGGCAGCGGTAATACTGGTACTACTAATACATTTCGTGTTTTAGGAAAGCCAGCTGGAACTGTCGTTTTACTGATGGATATTTTGAAGGGAACTTTAGCCACACTATTGCCAAGCTTATTTCATGTAACAAATATTAACCCGTTATGGTTTGGCGTTTGCGCAATTTTAGGTCATACCTTCCCGATTTTTGCCGGCTTTAAAGGTGGCAAGGCGGTCGCGACCAGTGCTGGGATGTTATTAGGCTATAGCCCTATCTTTTTTATCTACTCCGCGACAATTTTTGTTGTTTGCCTCTTTATCACAAGTATGGTGAGCTTAACAAGTATGATTGCAGCCGTTCTAATTACCCTATCAACTGTTATTTTGCCGCTAGTCTGGCCACAAATTTTACCACAACACAACTGGCTGTTAACAATTATTGCAACTGGTCTGACACTTTTCATTTTTTATCGACACCGCGACAACATCAAACGGATTAAAGATGGCAGTGAAAGTCGGATTCCTTTTGGTTTAAACAGTAAAAAAAAGAGATAG
- a CDS encoding CoA-binding protein, with the protein MFQNPSQEKILQILKEAKTIAVVGLSPKEDRTSFQIARLLQNYGYRIIPVNPQHAGSEILGEKVYSDLASVPEKIDIVDIFRRSEFLPDVAADFLKIDAKVYWAQLGLENEQAWEMLHEAKRDDVIMNRCIKIELNKMGA; encoded by the coding sequence ATGTTTCAAAATCCTAGTCAAGAAAAAATTCTTCAAATTTTAAAAGAAGCAAAAACGATTGCGGTAGTTGGCTTGAGCCCAAAGGAAGATCGTACCAGTTTTCAAATCGCACGGCTACTACAAAACTACGGTTATCGAATTATTCCGGTGAATCCACAACATGCTGGTAGTGAAATTTTAGGTGAAAAAGTTTATTCTGATTTAGCCAGTGTTCCTGAAAAAATTGACATTGTGGATATCTTCCGTCGCAGCGAGTTTTTGCCAGACGTTGCAGCAGACTTTTTAAAGATAGATGCCAAGGTTTACTGGGCGCAACTTGGTTTAGAAAATGAGCAAGCTTGGGAAATGCTGCATGAAGCAAAACGAGATGATGTAATTATGAATCGTTGTATCAAAATTGAGTTAAACAAAATGGGCGCATAA